Below is a genomic region from Isosphaeraceae bacterium EP7.
CGGACGAGTCGTCCAAGATTCTGGGCAAGCTCGAGATTGTCCTCGACGACGAGCACCTTACACCCCTCGGTTCCGGGGGCCTCTCGCTCGTTGACAGCCACGTCAAGCTGGCCCGGCTTCCGGCCCGATCGATCCGTCTCCCGCATGGAAGCGGCCTTTCCGACCAGTGATCAGGTTGAATCGCGAACCATCAAATAGGGCAACCCCGTTCGCGACGTACGAGGCCTGGTAAGTCCTCGTGGACCCTAACGTCCATCGAGGTCGCCATTCGAGGATGCAATCTCGGGGCCAAACGTATGCACGATTATGGCTCGACATCGAAGTTCGATTGATCACACGCCGGCCGCCCACATCATTCTATTGAACCTTAACCGAATTCCTTCGCGGTATTCGCGACAAAATTAAACAAACCAATCTTAAGCGCCAGGTCAATGCCTGGCGTTGATTGCGGTCAGGCTTCCAGGAGGCCGCGCAAAGTCGTGACGCCCTTTTCGAGGGCCTCCGCGATCTTCGACGGGTCCTTGCCGCCGGCCTGAGCCAGGTCGGGTCGGCCCCCTCCGCCACCACCAACGACCGGAGCGACGGCCTTGAGCCAGTTGCCCGCGTGGAGGCCTCGTGCGATGAGGTCGGCGGTAAGGCCGGCGGCGAGATTCACCTTGCCGTCGACCGATGAAGCGAGCAGCAAGGCCAGCCCGGTGGGCTGCTTGCGACGCAGGACGTCGATGAGCTGGCGTAGCTCATCGGGGGTCGCGCCTTCAATCAGGCGAGCAACCACGATGGCGTCGCCGACGGAAGTCCCCCCGGCAATCAAGTCCTCGGACGAGGTCTTGGGCGTGTCGTCGGCCTTGCGTCGGGCGGCCTGCCTCTTAAGGGTCTTGAGCTCTTCGAGGAGGGCGAGGACACGCTCGGCAGCCGCGGACGGGGGGACCTTAAGAGCGCCCGCGACCTGGGCCAGTGCTTCCTGTTCGAGCTTCATCTGATCGAGCGCGGCGCGACCGGTGAGGGCGGTGACGCGGCGGGTCCCGGCGGAGACGGACTCCTCGGCGACGATCTTGAAGAGGCCGACCTTGCCCGAATTGTCCAGGTGAGTTCCGCCGCAGAGTTCGCGCGAAAAGTCGCCCATGCGGACGACCCGGACGATCTCGGGGTATTTCTCGCCGAAGAGGGCCATCGCGCCCAGGGATCTGGCCTCAGCGATGGGCATCGTCGTCCAGTCGATGGGGGCCGACTCGAGAATTCGCTCGTTGACAGTCTCCTCGATCAGCCGGAGGCGTTCGCGGCCGACGGAATCGGGGTTGGAGAAGTCGAAACGGAGCCGGTCGGGCTCGACCTTGCTGCCGGCTTGCTGGGCATGCTTGCCCAGGTGGACGTGCAAGGCATGATGCAGCAGGTGAGTGGCCGAATGCGCACGGCGGATCGCGTCGCGCCTGATGGGGTCGACGGCCGCCGTGACCGTCTCGCCGACGTTAACGGTCCCATGGACGACCCGGCCGATGTGCAGGGTGAAGTCGTTCTCCTTCTTGGTGTCGGTCACCTCGAAGTGGAACCCTTCGCCGAGGATCTTGCCGATGTCGCCGACCTGGCCGCCGCTCTCGCCATAGAAGGGTGTACGATCCAGGACCAGGACGACGGGTGGGGCGCCGGCCGGAGAGACCTCGGCGGTGCTGGCCAGCTGACCCTGGGCGAGGATGCCGATGACCTTCGCCTGGGCCTCGTTGGCCTCATACCCGAGGAACTCGTTGCCCCCGCGATAGCTCTCTTTGAGCGTGTCGAGCGGCCCGGTCTCGAAGACGTTGGCGGCGTCGGTGGTCCCGCGTGAGACGGCCGAGTGCTGCCCACGGGCGGCGTCGAATCCGACGCGCTCGACCCTCAGATTCTGGTCGGCGGCCAGGCTCTCGGTGACCTCGACAGGGATCCCGTAGGTCGAGTGCAGGTCGAACGCGGCCTTGCCGTCGATGGTGTCCGATCCCGAGGCCCGGGTCTTGCGGAACGTGTCCTCGAGCAGCTTCAGGCCGTTCTCGAGGTTCTTGAGGAACTGTTCCTCTTCCTCCCTGACGACGGTCTGGATGCGCGGGACGCTGTCGACCAACTCGGGGTAGGGGTGGGCCATGGCCTCGGCGACCGACGGGATCAGGCGGTAGAGGAACGGCTCGCGGCGGCCCATCTGGTAGGCGTCGAGCACGGCCCTGCGCAGGAGCCGGCGGACGACGTAGCCCTGCTTCTCGGGCCCGGGGCGGACGTTCTCGTGGATGGTGAAGCTGAGGGTGCGGGTGTGGTCGGCAATCCTGCGAATGCGGGCCCCGTCCGCTTCGTCGCGGACCTTGGCGTAGTCAATGTGCAACTCGCCGGCGGCATGGGCGACGATCGGGCGGAGGATGTCGATGTCGAAGTTGGTCGGCACCCCTTGCAGCGCGGCGGCCATCCGCTCCAGGCCCATCCCGGTGTCGATGTTCTTCTTGGGCAGGGGCTCGAGCTGGCCCGGGCCGACGCGGTTGAACTGGGTGAAGACGAGGTTCCAGATCTCAACTTCCTCGGCGCCGTCCCGATGATAGAAGATCTCGGAGCAGGGGCCGCAGACGCCGTTCGGGCCGTGGGTCGGGGCGCTCGCCGGCCAGAAGTTGTCGTCCTCGCCGAGTCGCCTGATGCGCGAGGCGGGGACGCCGATCTCATCCTTCCAGATGTTGAACGCCTCGTCGTCGTCGAGGTAGACAGTGATGCTCAGCCGTTCGCCGGGCACCTTCACGACCCTGGTCAGGAACTCCCAGGCCCAGTGGATGGCCTCGCGCTTGAAGTAGTCGCCGAAGCTGAAGTTGCCCAGCATCTCGAAGAAGGTCATGTGCCGCGGGGTCTTGCCGACGTTGTCGATGTCGCCGGTGCGCAGGCACTTCTGGCAAGTGGTGGCCCGGGTCAGAGTGGGATCGCCCAGGCCCATGAACTCGCGCTTGAACTGGTTCATACCTGCCGGCGTGAAGAGCACGGTCGGGTCATTGGGGACCAGCACGTCGCTGGGCTTGCGGACGCAGCCCTTGGAGACGAAGAAGTCGAGGTACGCGTCGCGGAGTTCGTCGGTGGTCATGGGGATTCGGTCGGCTTATCCGGGACGTGGGTCGGTAGGTCGGCCCTCGGGCCGGACGGCTCGGCTCGATCTTAGCCGACGCCCGGTGGCCTCGGCAATCCGATGGCGGGCTCAAGGGGCTCAGGGGACGGAGACGGGGCCGAGGTCGGTGCCGAGCTTGACCGGCCCCTTCTTGTCGGCGACCGATCGGCCGAATTCGTCGGGCGACCTGACGGGGGTGCCGTCCACGGACGCGATGAGCTGCCCCTTCTTGAGGCCGGCCTGCTCGGCGGGTGTCCCGGCGACGACCTCGGTGATCACGACGAAGCCGCGGAGCATGGCCGCGTCGGGGTCGACGACCATCGGCTGGACGTTCCCCATCGTCGTGCTCATGTGGTCGATGCGCAGGCCACGCCAGGGTGCCGGTCGGTTGGTGGCGATGATCTCGCCGTCGACGGGGAACTTGGCCAGGACCAGGGTCTTCTCCAGGTCCTGTACGCCCCGGGTGAACGGGTCGACGCGGCGGACCTTGATGGAGACCTCGCGGCCGACGGGAAGGGCGTTGACCGCCAGGATCAGGCTGTCGGTGTCGTGGACGGGCCGTTCGCCGACCGAGATGATCGTGTCTCCGCGGACGATCCCGGCGCGGTCGGCCGGAGACCCCGGTCGGGTCTGCTCGACGCGGGCCAGCCCGTCGACCGGTCGTCCGAATTCAGGGCTGCGGCCGGTGTCCAGGGTCAGGCCGAGGAAGCCGTACTCGACCTCCTTGCCTTGCTTCAGGGCCTCGATGGCACGCCGGGCCAGGGCGTCGATCGGGATGGCGTAGCCGGCCCGGCCGTCATAGCCCTCGACGTTCGCGCCGGCGGTGGTCAACCCGACCAGCTCCCCTTTGCGATTGATGACCGCGCCGCCGCTCATGCCCAGGTTGAGCTTGGCGTCGAGCTGGAGCAGCGAGGCGAGATGCCTGAGCTGGCGGGGGTTCTGGCGCTGGTTGAAGTCATAGGCGGGGGGCTCCAGCTTCCTGGCCAGGTTCGACAGGATGCCCAAGGAGGCCGACGCCGACCCGTCGCGCGCGGCGTTATAAGGGTTGCCAAGGGCGATCAGGAACGACCCTTTCCGAAGGGTCGCGGCGTCGCCCAGGGCGATGGGCGTCAGCTTGGGCGGGGGCGAGCCGGGGATCTCGCGGGGCGCGATCACGGCCAGGTCGCTTCGAGGATCGGCGGCGATGATCTCGGCGGCGAACTGGGGCTGGCTGCGGGTCCGGACGGTCAGGCGTGCGGCGCCTTGAACCACGTGGTAGGCCGTCAGGATCTCACCCTTGGTGCCGATGACCACGCCAGAACCATAGTCGAAGGAGAGTTCCTCCTCGGCGTCGACGGGGGCGAACTGGCCGAGCTGGGGGTTGAAACCGTTGATGACGCCAGGCGCCACCCCGGGCTGCGGCCGACCGCGGACGGCCACGGTTTCCTGGCCCTTCTCGGCCTTCTCCCTCGCGATGGCCACGACCGAGGGCTCGGCCCGCGCGATGGCGTCGGCCACCGCGTTCTCGAGCGCCTCGACCGGGTCGACGGACTTGGGCTCGTCGGCCTTCGCCGCGGCGGCGAGGAACAGGGCTAAG
It encodes:
- a CDS encoding trypsin-like peptidase domain-containing protein; the encoded protein is MRQYAALALALFLAAAAKADEPKSVDPVEALENAVADAIARAEPSVVAIAREKAEKGQETVAVRGRPQPGVAPGVINGFNPQLGQFAPVDAEEELSFDYGSGVVIGTKGEILTAYHVVQGAARLTVRTRSQPQFAAEIIAADPRSDLAVIAPREIPGSPPPKLTPIALGDAATLRKGSFLIALGNPYNAARDGSASASLGILSNLARKLEPPAYDFNQRQNPRQLRHLASLLQLDAKLNLGMSGGAVINRKGELVGLTTAGANVEGYDGRAGYAIPIDALARRAIEALKQGKEVEYGFLGLTLDTGRSPEFGRPVDGLARVEQTRPGSPADRAGIVRGDTIISVGERPVHDTDSLILAVNALPVGREVSIKVRRVDPFTRGVQDLEKTLVLAKFPVDGEIIATNRPAPWRGLRIDHMSTTMGNVQPMVVDPDAAMLRGFVVITEVVAGTPAEQAGLKKGQLIASVDGTPVRSPDEFGRSVADKKGPVKLGTDLGPVSVP
- the alaS gene encoding alanine--tRNA ligase translates to MTTDELRDAYLDFFVSKGCVRKPSDVLVPNDPTVLFTPAGMNQFKREFMGLGDPTLTRATTCQKCLRTGDIDNVGKTPRHMTFFEMLGNFSFGDYFKREAIHWAWEFLTRVVKVPGERLSITVYLDDDEAFNIWKDEIGVPASRIRRLGEDDNFWPASAPTHGPNGVCGPCSEIFYHRDGAEEVEIWNLVFTQFNRVGPGQLEPLPKKNIDTGMGLERMAAALQGVPTNFDIDILRPIVAHAAGELHIDYAKVRDEADGARIRRIADHTRTLSFTIHENVRPGPEKQGYVVRRLLRRAVLDAYQMGRREPFLYRLIPSVAEAMAHPYPELVDSVPRIQTVVREEEEQFLKNLENGLKLLEDTFRKTRASGSDTIDGKAAFDLHSTYGIPVEVTESLAADQNLRVERVGFDAARGQHSAVSRGTTDAANVFETGPLDTLKESYRGGNEFLGYEANEAQAKVIGILAQGQLASTAEVSPAGAPPVVLVLDRTPFYGESGGQVGDIGKILGEGFHFEVTDTKKENDFTLHIGRVVHGTVNVGETVTAAVDPIRRDAIRRAHSATHLLHHALHVHLGKHAQQAGSKVEPDRLRFDFSNPDSVGRERLRLIEETVNERILESAPIDWTTMPIAEARSLGAMALFGEKYPEIVRVVRMGDFSRELCGGTHLDNSGKVGLFKIVAEESVSAGTRRVTALTGRAALDQMKLEQEALAQVAGALKVPPSAAAERVLALLEELKTLKRQAARRKADDTPKTSSEDLIAGGTSVGDAIVVARLIEGATPDELRQLIDVLRRKQPTGLALLLASSVDGKVNLAAGLTADLIARGLHAGNWLKAVAPVVGGGGGGRPDLAQAGGKDPSKIAEALEKGVTTLRGLLEA